One stretch of Schlesneria sp. DSM 10557 DNA includes these proteins:
- a CDS encoding DUF6171 family protein produces the protein MEISEETRQLAKKTIVQQEGETFDSYYSRYTAFVISQMFPNSETSSTGATIPADQRDLDAAMSKAPSLLIKGVNFGRAWAWNAFHGFARSSEALIKKRLAVCQACPSFEDSHCKLCGCRCELKNHLMNKLAMKTAECPLKKW, from the coding sequence ATGGAAATCAGCGAAGAAACACGGCAGTTAGCAAAGAAGACGATCGTCCAACAAGAAGGAGAGACATTTGACAGCTATTATTCGCGGTACACGGCATTCGTGATTTCTCAGATGTTCCCGAATTCAGAAACCAGTTCCACGGGGGCGACGATTCCTGCAGACCAGCGGGACCTGGACGCGGCGATGTCGAAAGCTCCCAGTCTGCTGATCAAGGGAGTGAACTTCGGGCGAGCGTGGGCGTGGAATGCGTTCCACGGGTTCGCCAGAAGCAGTGAAGCACTGATCAAGAAGCGGTTGGCGGTCTGTCAGGCGTGCCCATCGTTCGAGGATAGTCACTGCAAGCTCTGTGGGTGCCGATGCGAACTGAAAAACCACTTGATGAACAAGTTGGCGATGAAGACGGCGGAATGTCCCCTCAAAAAATGGTAG